Below is a genomic region from Streptomyces sp. NBC_00461.
GGGGGACGATCCTTTCGAAGCGGCCCGAGTACGGGATCCTCGGGACCGGCCACCACTCCGTGGTGAACACCCCCGGCACCGACGACTGGTACATCGTCTATCACCGGTTCGCCCTGAACGGCCCCGGGAAGCCCTGCGGTGACGGCATGCACCGCGAGACGACCGTCGACCGCCTGACGTTCGCGGCGGACGGGACCATCGAGCCGGTGCTGCCGACCCTCGAATCGGTCGGGCCGGTGCGTTCTAGCTGACGAAGTACGTCGGGTTCGGGATCTTGTACGTCCGGTCGGCGTAGCCGCCGTCCAGGTCCGAGTACTGGTCCCCGAAGTTGGCGACGATCTCGTACCCGAGGTCCTTCTCGATGTGCTTGCGCGTACCGGACTTGTACTGCACGGTCGTGCAGGTCCAGGTGCCCGGAGTGGCGCAGGCGCTCAGGTAGGACGGCGGGTTCGCGGCGTCCTTGAGGAACATGTGGCCGGCGTCGAGGTTCACGTCGGCGCCGGTCTTCTTCAGGTTCTCGACCGCCGCGGTGCGCTGCGCCTCGCTGAGGCCGGAGTTGTAGAAGACCTCGACGCCCTTCTGCTGCGCGTACCGGACGAGCTCGGCGCTGCCGAAGACGCCCGGGCGGTCCGCCTTGTTGACGTACGCCGCCCAAGTGGCGGAGTTGTACGTGTAGTTGTAGCGCTTCTCGTAGTCGAGGCTGAGCAGCAGGGTGTCGTCGATGTCGAAGACGACCGCGGGCTTCTCACCCCGGTGGTGGGCCTTGCGGGCCGCCTGGTCGATGTACTTGCGAGCGGCGGAGTCGAT
It encodes:
- a CDS encoding HAD family acid phosphatase — protein: MHKPLRIAAITAACALTGAAVYGAGAATAGQSTANSTHEPYNIGLLVKDIDTYYGTTADADGVYQASAYSPYAKDLARIDSAARKYIDQAARKAHHRGEKPAVVFDIDDTLLLSLDYEKRYNYTYNSATWAAYVNKADRPGVFGSAELVRYAQQKGVEVFYNSGLSEAQRTAAVENLKKTGADVNLDAGHMFLKDAANPPSYLSACATPGTWTCTTVQYKSGTRKHIEKDLGYEIVANFGDQYSDLDGGYADRTYKIPNPTYFVS